A stretch of Oxyura jamaicensis isolate SHBP4307 breed ruddy duck chromosome 27, BPBGC_Ojam_1.0, whole genome shotgun sequence DNA encodes these proteins:
- the SLC4A1 gene encoding band 3 anion transport protein, with product MEGPGQDAEETMRRNLDPEGYEDPGIKGSRMSLEETSRAGGGTGPPLAARRARGEELAPLRRYLPSHRGSYDLDGRRRAAGPPPGRVSRRGGGQTPSVTDVDLEAAGSRRLVSRWDTHEVYTELHELVMDSKKELCWMEAGHWLQLEENFTAGGDWGQPHVSFLTYRSLLDLHRALAKGAVLLDVAATSLAAVAHVLIEQMIYEGQIKPQDREDILRTLLLQHKHPSEAESVWTLPPAQLQRSGTVPVETEQPLLREHQALEMRALDGAEQSGTKSGPQLPEKLPEDAEATLVLVGCAAFLEQPTLAFVRLRDAVTMDAVLNVPLPVRFLFVVLGPDSPHVSYHEIGRTIATMMSERVFRRDAYLAEGRQDLLRGVEDFLEASIVLPPTETPSEQHLRSLVPLQRQLLRRRYQHPEKAPEDFLKETWTKSEEPEDDDPLRRTGRPFGGLVRDIRRRYPKYLSDIKDALSPQCLAAVIFIYFAALSPAVTFGGLLGEKTKGMMGVSELLISTCVQCVLFSILSAQPLLVVGFSGPLLVFEEAFFSFCEGQGLEYIVGRVWIGFWLILLVLVVVACEGSFLVRYLSRYTQEIFSFLISLIFIYETFVKLITIFRAHPLQRVYNVQATVAPDVAEPNTALLSLVLMAGTFFLALFLRKFKNSAFLPGKVRRLIGDFGVPISIFIMALADFFIKDTYTQKLKVPKGLEVTNATARGWFINPMGKENSFPIWMMFASVVPALLVFILIFLETQITTLIVSKPERKLVKGSGFHLDLLLIVAMGGVAALFGMPWLSATTVRTITHANALTVMSKSSAGGEKPQILEVKEQRISGLLVAVLIGVSILMEPVLKYIPLAVLFGIFLYMGVTSLFGIQLFDRILLLLMPPKYHPKEVYVTRVKTWRMHLFTLTQILVLALLWGVKASPASLALPFVLILTVPLRRFLLPRIFREIELKCVRSPGTGWEPPMGPWPRPHAFPISIPIPVSGPSSSLSASLSL from the exons GGGCCGGCGGCGGCACCGGGCCCCCTTTGGCCGCGCGGAGGGCGAGAGGCGAGGAGCTGGCGCCCCTGCG CCGGTATTTGCCCAGCCACCGGGGATCCTATGACCTGGACGGGAGGAGGCGTgcggccgggccccccccgggACGGGTCAGCCGCCGTGGCGGAGGGCAGA CTCCGTCGGTGACCGATGTGGACCTGGAGGCGGCGGGGAGCAGGCGGCTCGTGTCCCGGTGGGACACCCATGAG GTCTACACGGAGCTGCACGAGCTGGTCATGGACAGCAagaaggagctgtgctggatGGAGGCCGGCCACTGGCTCCAGCTGGAGGAGAACTTCACGGCCGGCGGGGACTGGGGCCAGCCCCACGTCTCCTTCCTGACCTACCGCAGCCTCCTGGACCTGCACCGCGCCCTCGCCAAAG GCGCCGTGCTCCTCGACGTGGCGGCCACCTCGCTGGCGGCCGTGGCGCACGTGCTCATCGAGCAGATGATCTACGAGGGGCAGATCAAGCCGCAGGACAGGGAGGACATCCTGAGgacgctgctgctgcagcacaa GCACCCCAGCGAGGCCGAGTCGGTGTGGACGCTGCCACCGGCGCAGCTGCAGCGCTCGGGCACGGTGCCGGTGGAGACGGAGCAGCCGCTGCTGCGGGAGCACCAGGCCCTGGAGATGCGGGCGCTGGACGGGGCCGAGCA GAGCGGGACCAAGTCCGGGCCCCAGCTCCCTGAGAAGCTCCCTGAGGACGCCGAGGCCACGCTGGTCCTCGTGG gcTGCGCAGCCTTCCTGGAGCAGCCGACGCTGGCCTTCGTGCGCCTGAGGGACGCGGTGACGATGGACGCCGTCCTCAACGTGCCCCTGCCCGTGCGCTTCCTCTTCGTGGTGCTGGGCCCCGACAGCCCCCACGTCAGCTACCACGAGATCGGCCGCACCATCGCCACCATGATGTCCGAGAGG GTTTTCCGCCGCGACGCCTACCTGGCCGAGGGCCGCCAGGACCTGCTGCGGGGGGTCGAGGACTTCCTGGAGGCCAGCATCGTGCTGCCGCCCACCGAGACCCCCAGCGAGCAGCACCTGCGCAGCCTGGTGCCGCTGCAGCGCCAGCTGCTCCGCCGCCGCTACCAGCACCCCGAGAAGGCCCCCGAGGACTTCCTGAAGGAGACGT GGACCAAGAGCGAGGAGCCGGAGGACGATGACCCCCTGCGCAGGACGGGGCGCCCCTTCGGGGGGCTGGTGCGGGACATCCGCCGCCGCTACCCCAAATACCTCAGCGACATCAAGGACGCCCTCAGCCCGCAGTGCTTGGCCGCCGTCATCTTCATCTACTTCGCGGCGCTGTCCCCCGCTGTCACCTTCGGAGGCTTGCTGG GTGAGAAGACCAAGGGCATGATGGGGGTGTCGGAGCTGCTCATCTCCACCTGCGTGCAGTGCGTCCTCTTCAGCATCCTCAGCGCCCAGCCCCTGCTCGTCGTCGGCTTCTCGGGGCCCCTGCTGGTCTTCGAGGAAGCCTTCTTCTCG TTCTGCGAAGGCCAGGGCTTGGAGTACATCGTGGGACGGGTGTGGATCGGCTTCTGGCTcatcctgctggtgctggtggtggtggcctGCGAGGGCAGCTTCCTGGTGCGCTACCTGTCCCGCTACACCCAGGAGatcttctccttcctcatctCCCTCATCTTCATCTACGAGACCTTCGTCAAGCTCATCACG ATCTTCAGGGCGCATCCCCTGCAGCGGGTCTACAACGTGCAGGCCACCGTCGCCCCCGACGTGGCCGAGCCCAACACGGCGCTGCTGTCCCTCGTCCTGATGGCCGGCACCTTCTTCCTCGCCCTCTTCCTCCGCAAGTTCAAGAACAGCGCCTTCCTGCCCGGCAAG GTCCGGCGGCTGATCGGGGACTTTGGGGTGCCCATCTCCATCTTCATCATGGCGCTGGCTGACTTCTTCATCAAGGACACCTACACGCag AAACTGAAGGTCCCCAAGGGGCTGGAGGTGACCAACGCGACGGCCCGGGGCTGGTTTATCAACCCCATGGGGAAGGAAAACTCGTTCCCCATCTGGATGATGTTCGCCTCCGTGGTGCCCGCCCTGCTGGTCTTCATCCTCATCTTCCTCGAGACGCAGATCACCAC CCTCATCGTCAGCAAGCCCGAgaggaagctggtgaagggctcGGGCTTCCACCTGGACCTGCTGCTGATCGTGGCCATGGGCGGCGTGGCGGCGCTCTTCGGCATGCCGTGGCTCAGCGCCACCACCGTGCGCACCATCACGCACGCCAACGCGCTCACCGTCATGAGCAAATCCTCGGCGGGGGGCGAGAAGCCCCAGATCCTGGAGGTCAAGGAGCAGCGCATCAGCGGCCTGCTGGTGGCCGTGCTGATCG GGGTCTCCATCCTGATGGAGCCCGTCCTGAAGTACATCCCGCTGGCCGTCCTCTTCGGCATCTTCCTCTACATGGGCGTCACCTCGCTCTTCGGCATCCAGCTCTTCGACCgcatcctgctcctgctgatGCCCCCCAAGTACCACCCCAAGGAGGTCTACGTCACCCGG GTGAAGACGTGGCGGATGCACCTCTTCACCCTCACCCAGATCCTCGTCCTGGCGCTGCTGTGGGGGGTGAAGGCCAGCCCGGCCTCGCTGGCGCTGCCCTTCGTCCTCATCCTCACCGTGCCGCTGCGCCGCTTCCTGCTGCCCAGGATCTTCCGCGAGATCGAGCTCAAATGTGTACGTAGCCCCGGCACGGGATGGGAGCCACCAATGGGTCCCTGGCCCCGGCCCCATGCCTTCCCTatctccatccccatccctgtctcCGGCCCATCCTCATCCCTCTCTGCATCCCTGtctct